In one window of Mytilus galloprovincialis chromosome 6, xbMytGall1.hap1.1, whole genome shotgun sequence DNA:
- the LOC143080616 gene encoding TAR DNA-binding protein 43-like: protein MTQYIQVSEDEHDEPIEIPSETDGTLLLSTLAAQYPGACGLKYRNPSTGNFRGVRLSEGLLYPPDNQWGDHVYIVVFPKDNKRKGEEQTENPSAKTVKLEKKCSDLIVLGLPYKSTEEDLKTYFSKYGELVLAQVKIDPWTQKSKGFGFIRFHDHDAQLNCLAQQRHMIDGRWCEVNIPNSNEAGQQTQSRKIFVARISEGINTDDLHQYFSKFGSVVDAFIPKPFRAFGFVTFGEPDVATALCGEDHIIKGCSVHVSIADPKTPSRDRERGDRGDDHRRDRGGDHRGDRGRDYRRDDRDRERERYDRRGERDGRMRKSRDDHRDQPMTGINEPVGMNGMNFLNSAMLAAAQAVLSGQAQGGWGGMPSQNAGGADLGPGYGGTLGSKSDSNRSYSGWGTSTGYDTGSSSGTYSTSQTGGYSGWGGGSSSSRSSGWN from the exons ATGACACAGTATATTCAAGTTAGTGAAGATGAACATGATGAACCAATTGAAATACCGAGTGAAACGGATGGCACTCTCCTTCTTTCAACATTAGCAGCGCAGTACCCAGGGGCCTGTGGACTAAAATACAGAAATCCATCAACCGGAAATTTCCGTGGTGTTCGACTAAGCGAAGGGCTATTGTATCCTCCAGATAATCAATGGGGAGACCATGTTTACATTGTAGTATTCCCTAAAG ATAACAAAAGAAAAGGAGAAGAACAAACAGAAAATCCTTCAGCAAAAACTGTGAAGTTAGAGAAAAAGTGCAGTGATTTGATTGTATTGGGTCTGCCTTACAAAAGTACAGAAGAAGACCTAAAAACCTATTTTTCAAAGTATGGAGAATTGGTTTTAGCACAG GTGAAAATTGATCCATGGACACAAAAATCAAAAGGCTTTGGATTTATAAGGTTCCATGATCATGATGCTCAACTGAATTGCTTGGCACAACAGAGACACATGATTGACGGAAGATGGTGTGAAGTCAATATACCAAACTCTAAT GAGGCTGGACAACAGACACAATCCAGGAAGATATTTGTGGCCAGAATATCTGAAGGTATCAACACAGATGATCTTCATCAATATTTCTCTAAGTTTGGTTCTGTAGTAGATGCTTTTATTCCCAAACCCTTTAGAGCTTTTGGATTTGTAACATTTGGAGAACCTGATGTTGCAACTGCTTTGTGTGGAGAGGACCATATTATCAAAGGTTGCAGTGTCCATGTCAGTATTGCTGACCCAAAGACACCATCTAGAGATAGGGAGCGTGGAGATAGAGGAGATGATCATAGACGGGACAGGGGTGGTGATCACAGAGGGGATAGGGGGAGGGATTATAGAAGGGATGATAGGGATAGAGAAAGGGAACGATATGACCGTAGAGGAGAAAGAGATGGTCGTATGAGGAAATCCAGAGATGACCACAGAGATCAACCTATGACTGGAATAAATGAGCCAGTGGGAATGAATGGAATGAATTTCTTAAACTCTGCCATGTTGGCTGCAGCACAGGCTGTCCTTTCTGGACAGGCCCAAGGGGGTTGGGGTGGTATGCCTTCACAGAATGCAGGGGGTGCTGATTTGGGTCCAGGATACGGAGGAACGCTTGGTTCAAAGTCCGACAGCAACAGATCTTACAGTGGTTGGGGAACTTCAACAGGATATGACACAGGCAGTTCTAGCGGAACATACAGTACGAGTCAGACAGGCGGGTACAGTGGCTGGGGCGGGGGCAGTAGTAGTAGTCGCAGTAGTGGTTGgaattaa
- the LOC143080615 gene encoding coactosin-like protein — protein sequence MTAIDRESIYDAYEEVRKDDSETNWLLLSFDDDNKIVLDSTGVDFEEFREKFTDEARLFGYLKVISGDELSKRSKFVLITWIGPKVSVLKKAKMSADKGVVKEVLRSFAIEELFTDRSEVKEESIKAKVAKAGGANYGTGAR from the exons ATGACAGCAATCGACAGAGAATCTATATATGATGCCTATGAAGAAGTACGAAAAGACGACTCAGAAACTAACTG gCTGCTTTTGAGTTTTGACGATGATAACAAAATAGTTTTAGATTCAACGGGTGTAGATTTTGAAGAATTTCGTGAAAAATTTACAG ATGAGGCACGACTGTTTGGTTACCTGAAAGTTATAAGTGGAGATGAGTTGAGCAAACGATCAAAATTCGTCCTCATCACATGGATAGGTCCAAAAGTTTCAGTTCTGAAAAAAGCAAAAATGTCCGCTGATAAAGGAGTAGTGAAAGAAGTTTTACGA AGCTTTGCTATAGAAGAATTATTTACTGACCGTAGTGAAGTTAAAGAAGAAAGTATTAAAGCAAAAGTAGCAAAGGCAGGAGGAGCAAATTATGGTACAGGAGCCCGATGA